The window AAAAGTTTGGCCAGCTCAATCGCTGTTTCGTCACCAAAGGAAGCGATTTTGCGTGAAATAGTTATAATTGCCATAAAAACCTCCTATTGCAATTAAATTCGCTTTATAATAGAATAACCCGAAATTCTTGATATGTCAAATGGAGAATTGCAATTTTTATGGAAAAGAATAATGAGATTGTCTGGAAGCCTACTGTTTCCAGAGAGATCTTAAAAACAAGGGTCTTTAGTGTCTGTGAGAAAGACAGCATTTCTCCTGAAGGAGAAAAAAAGACCTTTATTTCTCTAAAAGCGCCTAGTTGGGTTATTGTTATTCCCGTATACCAAAACTCATCGGGAGAAGATATCTTTGTGATGGTACAGCAGTGGAGGCACGGTTCGGAAAGCGTCTGCATCGAATTCCCCGGAGGTGTTGTCGATAAAGGAGAAAAACCGGAAGATGCTGCTTTAAGGGAGCTTTTAGAAGAGACCGGCCGAACTCCTAAAAATATAAAATGCTTATCTACACTGTCCCCAAATCCTGCAATAATGGAAAACTCTTGTACCGTTTTTTTGGCGGAGCTGGACAAGGGAGAAGTTAAGCAAAATCTTGATGAAGATGAATTCTTAAATATTCTTGAAATCCCCGTTAAAAAAGTTATTCAAAACATGGGTAATCCGCCCTACACTCATGCTATTA of the Treponema denticola ATCC 35405 genome contains:
- a CDS encoding NUDIX hydrolase, whose product is MEKNNEIVWKPTVSREILKTRVFSVCEKDSISPEGEKKTFISLKAPSWVIVIPVYQNSSGEDIFVMVQQWRHGSESVCIEFPGGVVDKGEKPEDAALRELLEETGRTPKNIKCLSTLSPNPAIMENSCTVFLAELDKGEVKQNLDEDEFLNILEIPVKKVIQNMGNPPYTHAIMNAALFLYLKEKQYH